In Erythrolamprus reginae isolate rEryReg1 chromosome 9, rEryReg1.hap1, whole genome shotgun sequence, the genomic window acaaatattttgaatattgcacagaaataaaaacagaaaggtACCACAAGGTTAATACTtttagaaaaaactaaaaactataTTTTCTCTCACCATTCTGCCCATCTCATCCCTTCCAGATAACACTTTCAACATTTTGACCAAACGCAATGGATTCAGCCGGCAGAAACAAGAAGTCTATTTTTTACCCATCATCATCAGTGACAGTGGGAATCCTCCAATGAGTAGCACTAGTACTCTTACCATTAAAGTCTGTGGCTGCAGCAATGACGGCATTGCCCAGTCCTGCAATGCTGAAGCTTATGTTCTCCCTATTGGTCTCAGCATGGGTGCTTTAATAGCAATTCTGGCCTGCATCATTTTGCTTTTAGGTACGTATGAATATATTGCCAGGAAAAGACACAAATGTTGCAATGATTACGATGTTAGACTTGGATGAAGGGTATCTGCATTGAAAGTCATTTTGGGCCACAAAAGATCTTATGATGACTTGGGTCTGGTCTCTCTTTGGGTGTTCCCACTTCAAAAATTATTCAGAAGATAGACGTCTCTCATATGTTCCTtaatctccaaccttgacaactttaaaacttcaactcccagaattcctcagccagctttgggagttgaagaccacaagtcttaaagttaccaaagttggagacccctgccctaaactatctttttttgggggggggcgggtcTGTTTgagttttaaaaatgtgtttcaaCTCTCCATTGAACCCTTGAAAGGTGGCTCTTAAAGCAGCCACATCTTTTTTCAAGCTCTCAAGCTTGAAAGAAATCTGTATCTCTTTTAACGAAAGCTGTGGTTAGACTTGTGTGAGATTCAAAGCATTTCTTCTAAATCGTATTCAGGTCCCTGCCATACCAAAGGGCTAATTATGATAGAAGGGGGAGGGGATGCCAACAGAAGGAAATATATGCTGCCTTGATTATCTGGATCAGAGAGATATAAATCTCATGAATAAACAAATGCAGAACTTCTGGGAAAGAAATCGTAGTATAGATTGATTCGACCTAACCCCTGCTGTTCTTTATATGTCAATTcaagtcattcattcatttaatttcttCCAATTATGTCCACTTTTCTGTCAATGGCAACCCAGATGCCTAACAGCATTAATACAAATTTAACCAACGTGAGAGATGCAAAAAAGCATGAAACAGTGACATAAAAAGCAAAGGAAACATTCTTGAAAATGAGTCAACATTCCATTAAAATACATTTATAAGGCAAGCTTTCGGGTTTAAGTACTCATCTCTGTCTACTTTCAAAACATCTTCAAGTATAaatgaagttattttttttttaaaaagctgagtcTGTAGGGGCAATGCTTAAAAATAGAACTAAAATAATGATGCCATAGAGATAAATtctagaattccccagtcagcaggaAGCCATTGCTAAGAACTTTGAGAACTGAAGTTCATACATCTGGAGAGAATCCAAATTAGGGAAAGCTGATTTAGCAGATAGAGTCATTTTCATTCTTTCACCTGTATATGTTTCCCCCCCCTAAAAACACACATATTGTAGTTTATAGATTCCCTGGCTCTCAGATTTCAAGTAGACTTTTTTAAAGCAAGACTTATAGGGGCCAACGGAAGCTGAGAAATACATTTGGCTAAAAACTAGAATGAAATACTCtttttttggagtatatgacACACTTGTTTTTCCACTAAAAGTGGGTAGAAATGTTAGTGAgtcttatacatcaaatacaGACAATTTTGTCCTCCCAAAGCTCTGTCCCAAGAATTAGTAAAATTCTCACAACTGGAgtgttattgtatttatttaattttaagagATCCAAAGATACATATGAATACTCTTCCTTTTTCCCTTGACTTTTCATATTTAATAGTCAGGCTGATTGAAAGACCACAGAAAGATACTCTACAGAGAGTTTTATTGttatgattttttattttattttattttagtttattaatTCTATTTCAGATTGGTTGGGCTGGACAACTGTGGGTTttcaaatttatataaaaaatgtGTAACAATAACAAAATCACCCTAAAGAAGTATCATCCCTTTTCTAATACCAATCAATTTAAAACAAGAGACTGATATtataactaataactaataaaaataattaaatcagaACTTCTTGATGGCCAAAGGCCACACTTGACAGAGTGGGACAAAATCATGACAAAAAGTAGATGTAGTTGTGTTCCTATATTACATATGTGAGCTGAACCAgtgttctccaaccttggcaactttaagacttaagtccacaactcttaaaattgCCAATGAGCTGGACTACAATTTCCTGGAGTGCTAAAAAGGGTGTGGGATTTATTTAAGTGTTCTTATACCTATATTAACATTTCTTGTAAGGATTGCATCACGATTTATCTATGTAGTAGAGAAAATAGCTTCGAGTTGTCAGCAATTGTGGTTGAAAGGCTATAGTACATTTTAGAGAAGTATACACCTAAGTCCTAGGAAGGGCAGTCAAAGAGAAATCCTGGAAAATTGTTATCATTTCTAGAACGCAGGATGTAGGGTGATTAGAGGAAGGCAAATTCCAGACCATGAAGTATAATAGCACCTAGCAATaacagttagacttatatactacttcagagagctttacagctctctctaaggtTTACAACCTTTTCAATCTACCTTAGGTTACAGAGTgagcatattgcttccaacaatctgggtcttcattttaccaatcttggaaggatggaaaactgagtcaaccttgagcctggtcatattcaaactgccaaattactggcagccagcagtcatcagaagtagcctgcagtactgcactttaaccactgtgccaccatggcttttAACCTAAGGGCCTTTTACAGCCTAAGAGGtaagcaaaattggctcttctctgaaacatggacttcaactcccagaattcctgagctagcatgattggctcaggaattatgggagttgaagtctacaggtcatggaagagccaactttgcctacccctgaaagTATATAAGTATAAACTTAAGTCCTATGAAGAATTGTCAGCCTTCCCGGAATGTAGAATGTAGGATCATCCAGAGGAAGGCCAATGTTAGGAGGGAGGAGTAAGAAGTATTTGaccaattatttgtttatttagagtGGGGGAAAAGCTCATCTACGCTAGATGGATTCAAATGGAGGGTCAATAGTTTTGTGCTGAGGATGTTATCATTTCTTCTCACTTCCATTCATTATGACTCCAGACTTTGTATTGGGAACTGTCGTCTGGGCTCACCATTTTGTGATATTTCCTTTGCAGTCATTGTGGTGCTTTTTGTAACATTAAGGAGACACAAGAACGAGCCTCTGATTATCAAAGACGATGAAGACGTGAGAGAAAACATCATCCGGTATGATGACGAAGGGGGTGGCGAAGAAGACACCGAAGCGTTCGACATCGCGACATTGCAGAACCCAGACGGAATAAATGGATTTTTACCCCGTAAGGATATTAAACCTGATCTTCAATTTATGCCCAGGCAGGGCCTGGCACCAGTCCCTAATGGAGTTGACGTTGATGAATTTATCAACGTTAGACTCCACGAGGCTGATAATGACCCCACAGCTCCTCCGTATGACTCAATCCAGATATATGGTTATGAGGGAAGAGGATCCGTGGCCGGTTCCTTAAGTTCTTTAGAGTCAACAACTTCAGACTCAGATCAAAATTTTGACTACCTCAGTGAATGGGGACCCCGTTTTAAAAGACTTGGGGAATTATATTCAGTGGGGGAAAGTGACAAAGAAACTTGACAGCGGATTACAAAACGTTCACATTTCTTTCCCCAGTCTTGACTTAAAACTCTCATGTAATATTCTAGAGCCACCAGAGTTCATTGCGACTAATGTGGCTTTTTGTTTAGGGGGCAACTTTAGCACCAgtcatcttttaaaaatcaactaCATTGTAAcgttgaaccaaaaaaaagaaaagtacataaatcaaaaaaatatatatgttagGAGGTCTGAGTCTCGTGGAGTGTGGCGTTAAGTAAGTAGAGTGTCTAGAAGTCTTTGGATATTCTATATTCACATGACCACTCCGAAGATGGGGTCTAGAGCTTTGATCGTCTTTGGCAACGGGAACCAGTCATGCAATGGAGAAGGTCTTTCCGCTTCCTAATGGACTTCTGTAGGACATTTTTTTGGTAAAGAAGATTATCTTCTGAGAGTCCATTAAGAACAAAGGGTTTATCTCCCCACTACCCACCAAGATTTcacaagggaaaaagaaaaaagcataaaATTTAAAGCAATATCTGTCGTCTTTCCAGTgctgatatttttttctcttaaagACAGGattgattattaaaaaaaaaaaaccttcttggcCTCAACTGTGCAGTGACTCAAAGTTGTACATAGAATAATTGTTGgctgcaaaaaaacccacacacacacacaccaccacagACCAAACAATAACATCTTTAAATATTGTGTCAAGCCTTAAAATATTCACATGTTCTTAATCCATTCCAGGGACAGGATTCAAAGTCCACAATTGTGGGGAGGAAATCTGACAATAATGGATTGTTTTCTAGAAGGACTGATCCTTTTTTTGACTttcataaaggggaaaaaaaggagagggatcACTGAAGAGGATGGACTCACATATATGAAACTGAAGCTGGTTTTATTGCTAAAGaatgcatttatttgtttaatccttgaaataaatattttattgatgtCCATTACTGCTTTTATTTATGAAGGTTCGGTTTTGGAAGTgtataagggggaaaaaaaagaaccatCTAAAGTATTGTATTCCATCAACTGACAAAAGTTTTAAAGTGATTTCTTCCATATATAGTGAATGTTATTTGAAACATGCTTTTTCAAAAACGAAACAGATTGTTAGCTGTAGAGgagtaaaaaaaatgaatgctAGTCAGTGAGAAAAAATGTCCCTAGAGGAAGTTAACTTtggatgttttttatatttatattataaaccTACTAACTATGTTCAATACAAGCACAAACAGCTGGAAGTAAACCAGTTCTTGTgaatattaaaacaaacaaaaaatgactctaaattttaaaaattccacacAAAATACCATAAGGTTTTTCTGCTGTGCTAGAAAAGGATCCagtgtgtatatgtatacatatatatatattttctgctaATGTTcttagcttttatttcttttttcccttaaAATATTCATAGTTCTGTATGAAAACAACCTATGGAAGCTGTCAGCATCCTCAATTTGTAATGGAAACTTATCATTTAGAAGTAGCGTctgtataataaaattaaatggaatataaaatcattttactttttttccctatTTCTGTTTGGaagctttcatttttttaaaaaaaatatcttcaatgTATTGTATTCAAAAAAAAcgaaaatgggaaaaaaacaaagcaaaataccTGTATTGTTTCCTACtttatggaaatatatatatttttataaatacctTCTTTGTGATCACGGTTTCTTTTGGTGTTACCTGTATCTTGCAGACAGTTGTAAtttcttttaaagtcttttaagtAATAAGCGCATTGCGTGGATATCAGACAATATATGAATTTCCTGCCCTGcaaaatagaagtagaatgactTCCACGAAAGGAACCAAAGAGAGAATTTGAATTCCAGCTGCATTGACAAAACCACCGTCAGTCAATTGCGAAAGGCAGCTTTACTCGGAACACCGTACATCTTGTGGCAATGCCTTTAAGATTGTTAGACAAGAAGGACGGCTGCTTATGCTAGGTGGACAAATGGCAAATACAGACTGACTCCATGACCAACCGTAATAATAAAAGATGCAGAAATGAATTGAGATTTTTACGAAGACCTGTACATGTTATAAATTCACCATGTCCAGAATTCTTAGGTTGATGCAATGCCAAAACAATGAAACCATAGCATGATGTAACACAATGTCCCAAttcatgcaaacacacacacacacatacagtttgattgtttgattatgtgccatcaagtcattttcaACTTTTAGCAAGCACATAGATCGTTTTTGCTCATGATGATTTATCCCTAACCTAATCTTTCTCGTCTTCCAACAGTGCACCCATCGCTACTGTAACTGAGTCCATTCAACTTGCTGCTGGTCATCCTCTTATTCTCTTTCCTTCTACTTTTCCCAGCATTACAGCCTTCTCCAGAGAGCTGGGACTTCACATAATGTGTCcgaagtaggataatttgagacTGGTCATCTGTGCCTTGAGTGAGAACTCTGGGTTGACTTGTTTAATGATTCATTGGTTTTGTGTTCTTCGGTGTCCGTGTTAATCTCAGGATTCATCTtcaacaccaaagttcaaaagtaTTAATACTCTTTCTATCTTACTTTTTCTATGTTCAATTCACAAGCGTATACAAAGGCAGAAACTGCCAAGCCAAGAGATTTCGCACCAGAgataaatcccttgtgtgtctaatAACCTGATGTGAAATTTGCAGATCAGCCGCTAAGCATAAGGACTCATAAATGTGAGGAGGAGGTTTTCCTCAATGTTCCTTTCTCTGATACCCTTGAAGGCCACTAAATAAAGTTGAATTATTGATCTCAAAACATTCTGCTCGATATATGAAAATGAGAATGCAGCACTATACAGTACCCATGTAAGTGAGCAAATGACTGTGTGATACGAGTAATAACAGTGATgttacaatttattttaaaatgtcactTCCCTCCCACATTTCTTAAGAAcataaataaactgaaaaatgGACTATAAACAGGATCATTTATAGCTGTTTATTAAAGTCAACTGTAACAGCATGAAGGGTATGTGCAGAAGGGTGAAGTAGCATTGCAGTATGGCATTTCAATGTTTTCATGCTTGCTTCAAAAGAAGATTGACAAGTAGCCATAATTTCATGGGGTGGAGAGTTCCATATGATGGCATTACATTCATGTATATAACTGTCTCATATATAACTAACAAAAATGTTGCAGGATAAAGTGTTTCTCTTAAAGGTTTCAATCCACATCTACAGTATATCCTCTTCTTGGACTTTATATCCcccccacccacacacccacacaaatCCTGTTTTCCCCTACTGGTCCCTGTGGTTAGCATTCAGGGCTTAATGAACAAATCCATTGCAGTACTTACTTTTTCTGGAGAGACACAATTTCTTTAGATAATCtcattttccttctttccatccttcaagAGCCATGGCGGCACAACGGTTAGTACTTTAGTACTGACTGCCCACAGCCGCAAATTCAATCCCGACCATctccaagttgactcagccttccattcactGGAAAGCCACCCGCTGCTGGAGCTACGGGTGTGGTCCCAGCGATGCCCCTCCCCACATGATACtaaacttctgcacatgtacagaagtcaaatcttgtgtgaggacacaCGAACGAGATTTTGGCagtttttgccgatatttttccTTCCGTGCACAGATGCAGAAAACTGGCGAaaatcatagaaatatagaagactgacggcagaaaaagacctccttgtccatctagtctgtccttatactatttcctgtattttatcttaggatggatatatgtttatcccaggcatgtttaaattcagttactgtggatttaccaaccacgtcagctggaagtttgttctaagcatctactactctttcggtaaaataatattttctcaagttgtttctgatctttcccccaactaacctcagattgtgcctccttgttcttgggttcactttcctaattaaaaacacttccctcccgaaccttatttaaccctttaacatatttaaatgtttcaatcatgtcccccctttcccttctgttctccagactatgcagatggagttcattaagtctttcctgatacgttttatgcttaagacgttcCATTGCTGAAATTTCACTCATGTGAGCATCTTCACACAAAATTTAGCTTCGGgggcatgcacagaaaccaaatctcccACAGAGGCATGCCGGGAGTACGCAGCTACACATGCATCCCGGAATTTACTACCACTCTTTACCACTCATACCGGGAGCAGCCCATTCCTGCTTCGATCCTCCTGA contains:
- the LOC139171918 gene encoding cadherin-8 isoform X7 yields the protein MRVIDKDDPKNGHYFVYNLPSEMANNPNFTIKENDDNTFNILTKRNGFSRQKQEVYFLPIIISDSGNPPMSSTSTLTIKVCGCSNDGIAQSCNAEAYVLPIGLSMGALIAILACIILLLVIVVLFVTLRRHKNEPLIIKDDEDVRENIIRYDDEGGGEEDTEAFDIATLQNPDGINGFLPRKDIKPDLQFMPRQGLAPVPNGVDVDEFINVRLHEADNDPTAPPYDSIQIYGYEGRGSVAGSLSSLESTTSDSDQNFDYLSEWGPRFKRLGELYSVGESDKET